The Reinekea forsetii genome contains the following window.
GTCAGATCGTTGCCGGGGCGCCGCACGAGAGCTCGTTCGGCGCTGTAAGCCAACGTTCGGGGGGTGCACCGCTCTTCTTTATTGTAGAGCAGCCGATGCTCAAAGATAACCGTTGGCTCCGGGTCCGCCAGCGCCTCAGCCAACATATAGCGGGCATCGGTAACCGTGGCCGGCACCAGCACCTTTATGCCCGGGATCTGCGCGATCCAATTGGCCAGGCTGGGCGACGGTTGCGCTGCGCCGGCCATCATGCGGATCACCAAGGGCACGGACAGCTGGCCGCCAGTCTTGAAACCCAAGCTGGCGGCATTGCTCACCAGCGGGGCAAGCACCGCGAGGCTATTAGCACTCGACACTTCCAGCACGGGTTTGAGCCCGCCCAGCGCGGCGCCAATACCGGCGCACACCAAGTCCGCGGCAGACAATGGGCAAATACGCACCCGTTCCGGACTGAAACGGGCCGATAGATCATTGGCCAAGCCATAACCCTCATCGGGCTGGTGCGCCGCCTGGGCCATCAGCACCACCCGCTTATCGCTCGCCATGGCTTGTTCGATAGCAGCCCGAATGGCCGCCCAATAGGTTATCTTCGTCATCTTAGACCTCCGGGTTTATACCCTAGGGGTGCGCGAAAATACGGTCGAACAGCGCATTGGCCGGTTCACGGCCCGATGCTTCGGCAAAGCGCACGGCTTCATTAAACTCCCAGTCCAGTGCGGTTTCAATCGCCGCACCCGCCGCGTCAGACAGCTTGTTGTGGTCTCGCAGCCATTGACTCAAATGCTCGATAGCGCCCGGATCTGGCCAACTTTCGGCGGCCGGCTCCGCACTATTAAGCACCTGCTTGCCGGTGTCATCCAGGCCTGGCTGACCCACTCTTAGAGGACGGCAATCATAAGCCAGAAACTGAGGCCCCTCTCCGCGCCGAATGGCATCGCAGGCCGCCTTGGCCGCCGCTGCAACGTGGATCACATCCGACTCGTCGACTTCGATCGCCTGGCCATCGAATGAATGGTCTTCGAATAGATGGTCTTCAAATAGCGGGTCATCCGGCTCCGATATGCGACCCGCCTTGGCCAGGGGCGCGCCAGATGTCTGTCCCGTGCGCGGCTTTGCAGCGATACAGAGCAATGGCAGCGCTGCTGAACGCGCCAAATTTAAGCTACCAACCCACTCGTTGGGCGCGCTCAGACTCGCACTGGCAAAGCAGACGGTAACTCGATTGCGCTGCTGCAGCTTATCGGACCAGGCCAAACCGACCGCCATCGGCAGTCCGCCGGCCGCCAAACTGTGATCGCCATAGAAGCGCCGGTCCCGATCATAGAGATGAAAACTTCCGCCCCGACCGCGATTGGGCCCGGTGATTTTGCCAAACAATTCCGCCATCACATCATTCATGGGCACCCCTAGGGCTAAGGCATAAAGATGGCAGCGCGCAGCGGCAACAACCCGATCGTCGGCCGTCAAGGCCTGCATCACACCCACAGCCATAGCACCTTCGCGCCATACCTGGGGCAAAAGGCCGTGCATTGAGCCGTCATGAACCAGTTTAGTGGAGCGTTGTTCAAAGCGACGTAGGCGCAGCATCTGAGTAAGCAGATGACGACGTTGGAGGTTGCTAATGCCGTCTTTCATCGCCGACTCATAGGGCTGTGGCTCAGTTTTACAAAGGAGGTATGGCTCAGTTTTACCAAGGAGGTGAGGCTCATTTTAAAATAGGGGTTTTGTAGCATTGGCGTGGTCCTCCTATGCGGCAACAAAGTTAACCCAAACGCTGGCCAGGCACGCACTTCGCGAGCCGACTGCTAGCAACGATGCAATAAAGAGCCAGCAGACTTGGCTTAAACGCCGGACTATTCTAGACGCACCGATTACAGCAATCCAGTCCTGAAAGAGATCTGTTCACGGGCCTATGTCAGTAGATCGGTCCTTTGCCGGATCCAATGCTACGACATTACCGGGCTAAAGGGCGGACCAGTACATTATTTGCACAGCCCAAAACCAAGACACTAGGATGAAAGGGAAAAAACCGGGCTTTCAGGTGAATCCGGCGCGAGTAAGTTTGTCATTATGCCCGGTATAACTTAATATCAGCTGGACATACGGCTGTTAAATACGAGTAAGGAATTCGTCAGATGCGTACTAAAATTCTACCTAAGAAGGCCGCAATGGCGGTACTAACGTTCTCGCTGCTAGCGCCCTTTGCGCTAGCCGATAATGGCCTGGTGCTCTCCAGCAGTGTCATGACCGATAACGGCACGTTACCTGAACAGTATGGTTGTGACGGCGCAGGGGTTTCACCGCCACTGGCTTGGAGCGGTGTTCCCAAGGGAACCGAGTCATTGGTTGTGCTGATGGACCATGAAGCCGGACCTGATGACGTTCACTGGTACTGGACACTCTATAACATCCCTACAAACGTGAAGTCGGTAAGCGAAGGCTCCATCGTCGGCACCATGGGCGGCAACAGCGTCAATCCCAAGCTGGCCTATGCGCCGCCTTGCTCAAAGGGCACTGGCAGTAAAGACTACACTTTTCACCTCTATGCGTTGTCTGACACGCTTGAGATAAGCGACGCCAGCGAGATCACACCAATAGAGCTCAGAGCCCAGATGGCCGACGCCCTATTAGCCTCGACGTCCTTGACCGTGGGATTTGCACGGTCCTTTGCCAGCGTCCCCGGTGACGGTGACATCCTTGCGGGCGACGGCGCTGCCGATGACCGGCCCGCTAAACCTGAAGACGGTGAAGATCGTCCGCCACGTCCTGAAGACGGTGGTGAGCGCCCGCCACGACCTGAAGACGGTGATGAGCGCCCGCCACGACCTGAAGACGGCGATGAACGTCCCGTCAGAGCAGAGGGTGGCCGGG
Protein-coding sequences here:
- a CDS encoding thiamine pyrophosphate-dependent dehydrogenase E1 component subunit alpha; this encodes MKDGISNLQRRHLLTQMLRLRRFEQRSTKLVHDGSMHGLLPQVWREGAMAVGVMQALTADDRVVAAARCHLYALALGVPMNDVMAELFGKITGPNRGRGGSFHLYDRDRRFYGDHSLAAGGLPMAVGLAWSDKLQQRNRVTVCFASASLSAPNEWVGSLNLARSAALPLLCIAAKPRTGQTSGAPLAKAGRISEPDDPLFEDHLFEDHSFDGQAIEVDESDVIHVAAAAKAACDAIRRGEGPQFLAYDCRPLRVGQPGLDDTGKQVLNSAEPAAESWPDPGAIEHLSQWLRDHNKLSDAAGAAIETALDWEFNEAVRFAEASGREPANALFDRIFAHP
- a CDS encoding alpha-ketoacid dehydrogenase subunit beta — encoded protein: MTKITYWAAIRAAIEQAMASDKRVVLMAQAAHQPDEGYGLANDLSARFSPERVRICPLSAADLVCAGIGAALGGLKPVLEVSSANSLAVLAPLVSNAASLGFKTGGQLSVPLVIRMMAGAAQPSPSLANWIAQIPGIKVLVPATVTDARYMLAEALADPEPTVIFEHRLLYNKEERCTPRTLAYSAERALVRRPGNDLTLIAYSAYLDEALAVADRLQASDNKSIEVIDLRCLRPLDSETLFKSVRKTHRAALVDESWKTGSFAAEICVQLVEHCWPDLHAPIRRVCSAEVPLLYPDHLTQAARPQRRDIEALARSVLGLVG